AGAAAGTAATTGGGCTATACCTGTAAAACCGCTTGAATATACATTGGCCGGTATTAGAAATAAATTCATCGCCAGTGCATTTAATAAGGCACCCGCCACAACAATAGTAATCTTTTTTGTTTCTTGCCAAAGCAATGATGATTCCCCCTTTAATTAAATTACATAATTGTAATTTCTATGCTAAACCGATAAACTGAAACTAAAATAACGCTTGAAAGCAGGTGAGCTTTATGCAGGTAAAAATACTAGCAGATAGCGCGTGCGATTTACCTAAAAGTTTTTATGAGGAAAACAATGTCACACTTCTCCCCTTAAAAGTCCATCTCAATGGAGAAGAATATGAAGATGTTAAAAATATCGATCCAAAAGCGGTCTATGACGCCATTAGAAATGGTTCAACACCTAAAACTTCACAAACCTCTCCTCTTTTGTTCGAAGAGGTCTTCACACAAATGGCAGAGAGAAATGAAGATGGAATTTACATAGCCTTCTCTTCTGAATTATCAGGAACTTATTCAACCGCTGTTATGATTCTTGACCAAGTGAAGGAAAAATATCCAAACTTTAATTTAACGATTGTCGATACCAAATGTGCCTCCCTTGGAATTGGGCTAATTGTTCAAGAAGCAGCAAAGCTTGCTCATAATAATGCTAGCAAAGAGGAAATCTTAAAGGATGTTCTCTTCAGAAGTGAGCATATGGAGCATCTGTTCACGGTTGAGGATTTAGATTATTTGGCAAGAGGCGGCCGTGTCTCCAAAGCTTCTGCCTTCCTGGGTGGACTGCTAAATATTAAGCCCATTCTCAATGTTGAAGATGGAAAACTAGTTCCAATTGAAAAAATAAGA
The window above is part of the Bacillus sp. SORGH_AS_0510 genome. Proteins encoded here:
- a CDS encoding DegV family protein — encoded protein: MQVKILADSACDLPKSFYEENNVTLLPLKVHLNGEEYEDVKNIDPKAVYDAIRNGSTPKTSQTSPLLFEEVFTQMAERNEDGIYIAFSSELSGTYSTAVMILDQVKEKYPNFNLTIVDTKCASLGIGLIVQEAAKLAHNNASKEEILKDVLFRSEHMEHLFTVEDLDYLARGGRVSKASAFLGGLLNIKPILNVEDGKLVPIEKIRGKKKVLRRIIEIINERGAHLSDQIIGISHADNEETAQEMKAMIVEEFHPKDVYISSIGSAIGAHTGAGTISIFFLNQLP